In the Triticum aestivum cultivar Chinese Spring chromosome 2B, IWGSC CS RefSeq v2.1, whole genome shotgun sequence genome, GTGTAGTTGGCCCCCTCGAAGGTCACCGGGCATTCTGCGCGGGAGATCCGTGTCAGCCGGTCCACTCCACGTACGAGCCTCGAAGGACGTAGGAGGGAGCGAACGCAAAAGTTGGATTTACTTACCCTTCTTGGCCTGCAGCAAGCTCCGGCCGTGCGAGTGCGACTGGAGCGCGTCATCTGCATCCACGGGGCGCAACGGCAGATCGGTCAGATGATCAAACCACGGATCAAGAAAGCCGAACCACGTCGTCAAAATAATAATATGGGAATCAAGTGCCGTAACGAGGATGACCGTGGACCAACTTGAGATGAATCCGGCGGCGGCGaagccggcgacgacggcgagaaCGGCGGCGCGCAGCATCAGGACCCTATCCAGCTCCAGAACCATGTTGATTTTGTGGCCGCCTCCTCCCTGGCCACCGAGGCTTCGCTAGCTCCAGGCCGCGCGCCTCTTCCGGTCTCGGGATCAGTGGCAGAGGGAGGCAACGGGCGCAGAGGGCGGTGAGGAAAGGTTAACGGTGGCACCGTAGAGAGGCAGGGAGAGACGAAGCGGTGGAGAGACGGATGGACGCGGAGGAGGGCAGAGGTTGGCGCCGGCGCGCGCCCGAGACAAACGGGGACGCGTTTAAAAATAGGCGTGGATTTGAACGGCTAGGAACGTCGTGGGCTGGACCTCGCGCCAATCTCTGCATGTTTCCTATTCAAGGTGACCACTGACCACGGTCAGGGGTATAGATTGTTGCACTTAACGCTACTGCCCCTCCAATTTCTGCATGCAACAATAATAGTAGACCTTCTGTAAAGACCACTTCCTGATTCTTCATTCCTCCTCCTatgagcatctccagccgcgtccccaacatGCCCTCGAGGGCGACTTTTTCGCGCAGGCGCCGAAAACCCCTCCAGTCGGACCCTCAAGACGCCGAAATCCGCCGGCTTGGCCCNNNNNNNNNNNNNNNNNNNNNNNNNNNNNNNNNNNNNNNNNNNNNNNNNNNNNNNNNNNNNNNNNNNNNNNNNNNNNNNNNNNNNNNNNNNNNNNNNNNNNNNNNNNNNNNNNNNNNNNNNNNNNNNNNNNNNNNNNNNNNNNNNNNNNNNNNNNNNNNNNNNNNNNNNNNNNNNNNNNNNNNNNNNNNNNNNNNNNNNNNNNNNNNNNNNNNNNNNNNNNNNNNNNNNNNNNNNNNNNNNNNNNNNNNNNNNNNNNNNNNNNNNNNNNNNNNNNNNNNNNNNNNNNNNNNNNNNNNNNNNNNNNNNNNNNNNNNNNNNNNNNNNNNNNNNNNNNNNNNNNNNNNNNNNNNNNNNNNNNNNNNNNNNNNNNNNNNNNTAGATAGGTCATTCCCCCGCCGAAAAAGAGAGAGGGTTCCGTCGCGGCATCGTCCATCCCGTTCCTGGGCGAGGTTTTCTGGCGCTCCAGCCGCGCAGGGCGGGATACCGGCGGCTGCACGCCTACCACGCCCGCTAGGTGTTCAATGGTTTGTCTGCTCGGGAATGGACTCGGACgatgaggaggcgctcgcggcgCTGCTGTGggaggaagccgatgccgacgtccaggacgaagagcatctcatggtcgtCGCCACCCTGGGCAGCCTGCACGTGAGCAATGCAAAGCCGCGGTGAGGTGGCTCGGTGCTGGGCCGGCTGAAGGCAAAGCAGAGGCATCGACTGGAAGGCTATTGCTTGCTCTACCCCGACTACTTCGTCGGCGCTCCACTGCATGGCGACAAACTGTTTCGGcgtcgttatcggatgagccgaaagatcttcctcaggattgtgaattccgtccgggagttcgacaactatttcaagtgcaagaaggactgcaccggcacacttggatcCACCTCACTCCAGAAGTGCACGTCAGCtgtgaggatgcttgcatacggagctcccggtgattcactgaaagactatgggcgcatggccgattctacgaccattgagtgtttctacaagttctgcagggctgtggtggcagtgtttggaccacaaTACTTGCGATTACCCAATGccgaagacactgctcggatcctagcatagaatgcagcaagaggatttactgggatgcttggaagcatcgattgcatgcattggaaatggaaaaactgtccatttgcttggcaggggatgtacaaaggcgccaaaggtggttgcagtgtggtacttgaggcagtggccacacgcGACCTATGGATTtgacactccttctttggtatgccaagaactcacaatgatatcaacataCTACGGTGCTCCCctatctttgccaagcttgttgaaggtcattcttctccggtgaacttcgaggtcaatgagcggcactacaacaagggatactacccaGCAGATGGCATCTACCCGAGATGGTCCAtgtttgtgaagactatctcaaaccttGTGGCAGGAGGCAAGTACTCCCactttgtgaagactatctcaaaccatGTTTGGtatgctccaatctcgatttgctgttgtccggtaccccgctcagacctggtcaaaagatcaaatgtgggagatcatgacttgctgtgtcatcttgcacaacatggttattaagagcgagcaagaagagccagtgtttgacactgaaccatattacaggcagggtcctcttgcccaagttgatcaccacctACCGGCAAGTTGGGCGgccttcctcaatatgcgtcaggagatccgagacccactgGTGCATCAACAattgcagcaggatctggtggagcacctatgaaggctcaggggcaaggcctagctcgacgtgtgatgacaTATgattttttatttgttgaactatataactTGTATTGAAAtatttgatttctattgattttctgtgacgaactatgtgataaaaatagCTTCTGTTCAATTTGTGCCGAAGCACGCCGAATACAGGCCGAAATTGGTCAATTTGCGCCGATAGTGAGCCAACTTGCGCCAATAAGGGGCTGAAAAGTGGGCCAGTTTGCGCCGAAATTGGGCCAAATCGGTGCTTGGGGGCGCCGGCTAGGAACCCAATCGCCCCCACGCCGATTTTTCAGCCGGCGCGCCCCCAGGGCGGCGCTATTTCAAGCCCCTGggggggcgaacggctggagatgctctaaggcctaTAAGGTAAAACCGTTTGTTGATAAGTATTTGTTTTTGCGGTGGTGTTTGCTGAAATTATTGTTAAGGCCACGTGGTTTGAAACTGTTTGGGTATGCACGTATACGAAATCTAATTCTAATTTTATAGCATATGACACAAGACAGATTTATTTACGTGGATATCATTTGTATTTGAAATTTGTGAAAATTGCATACATGTTTACTTGCCGGAGTTTATTTGTTTGGAACGTACCTTATACCAACATGGCATCTATTTGAGAGAATCCAAGGATGTCCGCCCGTTCCATGGCACTTTGTCTTACTTTTTGACGACAATCTATTTTTTACGTGTCACAAAAGttataccatcaaatttgtattcAAATGTATTTTTAGTGGTATAAACTTCTATGTCTGACAATTCATATAATTTTGATCTACTTGATGGTCAAAGTTAATTCTCAAAGCTGGTATAAGTATAAGCATAGTAAATCATGAGAAAAGACAGCTTCATGTTCTTTGTTCTCCCTAAGGCCTAAGGCAGAACAGTTTGCTGATATCTGTTTTGCAGTGATGTGTGCTGAAATTATTGTTAATGCCACTTGGTTTGAAGCTGTTTGGATATGGTAGTATACAAAATCATGTCCCAATTTCACAAGGATGCGATAGAAGCCAGATTTATTTATGTGGATATCATTTTTCCTTTATAAAATTGTACAGACTCCATACATGTTCACATGCTGGAGTTTACTTTAAAGCAAGTACTATAGTGGGCCATAAGCCCACTCACATGGCAATTCTGCCTATATGGTGGAGAGAGACAAGAAAAAAAAATTTGAAGGAGTGGGCTCTCGTGCAAGAACCAACCTCTAGGCGTGCTCCTAGGTAAAAGCATTTAAtgagaagaaagagatagagagaaagtgaaaaAAGTTCTAAACTTATAGCCAACTCTATTGTATGAGTAATTAATAATGTTAACTCTTGATGGCATGGCCATTGGACATTTGGGAGAGCCCGAGGATGTCCTCATTTACTCCTTGGAACCTACTTTTCGGTTTAACTTGACGATTGACTAGGATAATTACATGTTAGTTATATGCCACTAAAATGACCACGAGGGTTTGGCACAAGGAGATTCTCTATCTCCTTGTTGTTTGACCTGGCTGCATGCACTGGCTATCATAATTGATGCACTTAGACTTTTTTGAAACAATAGAACAAACATGTAAGAGTATAGGATCCCAAGGCCTCATTAGCCCATAATGCTCTACTGGGAATACCTATGGTTAAAAGGGTAAATCCTAGGCTAATGACACAGTAACTCCCAGAATCCAAATACTCTATTAATTGATATTAATAGCAAGTTAGAAATGAAGGGACCGAGGTGCTTTTTAAAGCACTTATTTTCACACAAAAATAGTAATCTCACCAAAGAGAAATGTTTAATCTAAAACATTAGTTTCATTTTAGAAAAGAAATGGAATTTATTTCAAAATCTAATGATTATAATAGCGGCAAATAATAAGGATCCACACAAAAGAGTTGCATAGCTTAATAACACCATAGTGACATGCATCATTAATCACTGAGATTGTAGGGTAGGTATTAGTATCGTGGATTGATGCATTTCAGTTAAAAGACCCAAAGTGGCAAGGCCTCGCGTTAAAATGGTACTTGGCATAGTTATTGTGCTTAAATCATTTTTAGAGTTCTACATTTTAGGAATGGTGTGGAGAATATATAGATCCCATGAAAGAAAGATCAATGACTCATATAAATTAGTTAATGGAAAATGTCTCAGAGAAGCCCAACGAGAAACTAACAATCCTGttatagagaaaaaaaagtaacTATCATTCCTTTTTCTGACGAATCACGTAACCCCCAAGTTCATGAACTAATGATACTATCAAATGAATCATTAGAATTGCCACTTTCAAACTCATCGGTGTATATGCACTAAATCAATATTGAGCCTCTGAGGCGGTGGGGAAGGTACATTTCCTTACATAAAAGACACATACATATGGTCTGTTGGAGAAAAAACTTTGCTCTAGCAAAGGGAGCACATCGGAAAAATATAGACCACCGGTGTACATCTTCTCTCCAATATGTTTTTTCACTCAGTTGGTCCACATGTCGTCAAAGTTTGAAATTTCAAAGACATTAAAATTTTGATAATTTCTGTTGGCATGAAATATTTGTAACCTTGAAATTTCCGACAATATTCAAACCAAATTCAAATAGCCAAAGATTTTTCAAATTTTTCAGTGAGGTACAAAATTTTCACTTTACCCAAATGTTTAACCTTACACGTGATAGTTAGCCAAGCATGAAAAAGAGTAAGCGCGGTGTGGGACATGGCAATTGTACTAATGTACCGAATCTGGTCAATTTGGTCAGATGTTGTACATGGGAAGGAAGCCCCGTCACTGGAGGTCTCAGTGGAATTCCTGCAAAACTATGTGTGTTTTTTCTTGAGGTTGATACAAGAATTTAGTATAGAAGAGATATGGAAGGGTAAAATGTCAGTAGAGGATGTGAGGCCGGTGAAGGAAGTTAAAGCACATGAACCTATCTGGCAGGGTTGCCTTGTCCGTCGATGGGTCGTTTCTACTGGTGGATGGCACTGCAGCAGCAGGAATGATTTTAAGAAGGCCGGATGAAAGTGTTATCTTTGCTGTTCATAGCTTTTTATTCAACTATAATGATGCACTGGAAGTTGGAATTCACGTTTTGATGGAGGGCATGGCCTTGGCAATACAACATTCTAAAGAGCCGGGGGTGGTACAATCGGACTCCTCTAAGGCGTTGGCTACATTGTCCGGGGAGGGTTTATTGAGGTCGGCTTATGACCATCTTGTATCTTCTTTTTTACGAGGAGGGTTTATTGAGATCAGCTTATGACCATATTGAGGTCGACTTATGACCATCTTGTATCTGAAATCAAGTTAACCATGATAGAGAGAGAAGTTATTCCGATGAAACTAAAAAGAACATAATAGGGTTGTAGATCGGCTGGCATCATACAGTCGATCTGCATCTTGATTGTAACCCTGTTACTATGGAATAAACTTTTTTCACCTTACAAAAGGAAAAAAGACTACAAGCCAGAAAGCCCCCACGACCCATAATTTGCAAGCTATCTAAAAGTTAATCGTCCGCAAGTATAGAAATACTCGCACCATCGCAAAGTTTGGTTTCCACTAGCTAAGCATGCAACATGCATGATGGAATCAGTTGCCGCCCGCAATAGAGATGATTTTGTGCGAGAAGAGTACGTGTGGCCGGCACTTTCCTCTTTCCCCATATCCGCCGTAACATACATTATTATGAACTCACAGTAGAGAAAATAAAGGTCGTATTTGTTAGTGTAAGTCTTAATCCGAATTTATAATTACATAAATTCTCGGACAAAAAAATACAGTATAAAGGAACTGCTGTGCTAAATAAAAAAGGAGAAGTCGGAAGATGGATCACTTCTTGCGGTTCCTCGCAAGGAACCCATCCATAACCGCCTTGGTCTTGATCGTCTCCGCTTGTCTCCTCGACGCCGTGCCGTGCTCCGGCGACGACGCAACCAGCAGCAGGCTCTCGGCCGCCCTGGCCCTGGCAGGCGGCCATGTTCGCGGGAAGAAGCAGAGCACCGCGGTGGTAAGCAGCGTGGCCACGAGCCGGCCGCAGAACATCATCATCAAGAGGCACACCAGCACCGCCGCCACGCCGACCGCGGGCGACCTCTTCTCGTCCGGCCGCTTCTTCGCCGGCGTTGGCACCACTTCCAAgcacaacgaggaggaggaggaggaccgggagcaggagcgggaggaggaggacgaggaggaggccgagtccaGCGACGACGCGGTGCTGAGCGCGGACGAGGACGGCACGGACGACGACTTCCCCGCGCTGGCAGCGATCATGTCGTATGCAACGTAGTCCGTTGCCCGGCGGCCTGGCGACGTGATCCTCTTGGTCCCCGTCGACGGCGACTTCTCGCCCTTGCTACCGAAGAAGAACCGCCACCGGCGGCGAGGAGTCCGGTGAGTCGTCGTCGCAGCCACCGCCTCGTCGGCCACGGCCGCCGCACCGCCGAAGCACGCGAACCTCATGGCGGGTGTGGATAGAAGGATATCTGGAGCGGCGCAGGGGACTAGGGGAGGCTGTTGGCTTGTCGCGTCGGGTGTCGTCGGTTCTGATGCTCCGTGTCCGTCTCCGAGCGCGCTACTTATACGGGCGGGCGCGCGTGAGCGTTACTGCTGCTAGTGCTCGTGTGTGTGGGGCACAGGCACGGGCGCTAGTGGTTGGTTGGTGTAACGCGAGTGGGAATTGGGAAACGGACGGAAGGCGAAGGCGAAGCAGAAGGCGACGCGAGATGCGTGCGCGGGGAGGCGGTTCGCGTCCGCGGGGCTCAGTCGAGTTTGGGACTTTGTTGGACGCGTCGGTCGCGACCCGTGTGGTGAGGCTTTTGTCTGGGCCGGGCGCGTTGCCGAGTGGGTTGACCGGACGGACTCTGTCTGATGGTCCCGGCCGGGCTCGAACCGGATCCCATCGGGGGCCCTACCGGTTCGGCCTATGTGCTCGCTACTCGGTTCTGCGTTTAGCACGTTGCGATTacgtgattaattaattaattaattagtttcaGTCACTGTCCCTCAAGAAAAAAAATAGTTTCAGTGACTGAGGCCGTGTGGTTTTGTGCATGATTTGCTCGCGTGATTGTGTTTGCGAATTGTATTAGGTCGCGTATACGAGCACGGATCTTTGTGTCGTGTTTCAGGGGGACTGTGTGCTGTATTGTATTCAGATTGAAGTTGGCATTGTTTGGGTGAAGCTAAACAAAGATCTCGTGCGCTGCCTTCAACAGATATTTACCTGCCGGCCAGAGTGGAGTTTTGCTTTCAAGATATCTTGGGAGTCCCTAGTGATGAAAATAGAACTAAGAATAGGGAGTAGAAAAGATTAACAAGATGCTGGACAGTTGGCAAGGGAAATATCCTACTAAAATCCTTACGGGCTACTATACCTCTGTACGTACATGTTAAACCCTCTACAGAGTTCATGTTGGAATATGAGAAGAGACTCTTGTTAACATCTACTACTATCTTCTACCTGAGTTTTTTGTGTCAATTGTTTTTGAGTTTTTTTGTGTCAATTATTTGAGGTTTTCGATGAATACGTCGGTTAGATGAGGGTCCAATCACTGAAGTAATCATCCCATGCATCCTTTTTATATCGCGTGTCACGACCATTCCACACCCACGCGTTCGTCGCATGTCCCCAATTCCTGCATGCTTCTTTTTCCTCCATTTCTTTCCACTCAATCGTTGTTGCCTCCATCCCAATCACCTTGTTTATGGCAGTGGATATTTTGCCCCTACAGCCGAAATCTAGCAGCTTGCCAGTCTTCTCCTTCATCTTACGAGGATCAACCAGTGATAAGACAATTATGAAGTACAATATGTTACAGAAGTGGAAGTTcattttaaaaagaaaaaaaaggattgTTTTCTCTTCTAACTGTAGTTTGCTACAATTACTAGTTGTACAGAAAATGCCTTCTTTcgcaattttttttagaaaaggaggatgacccccaccTCTGTATCTGGAGAATGCATGTAAtcatttattaattattcacaaagaccctAAAAATAACATCACTAAGTTTGAAGCTACCATTTTTACatcgctactc is a window encoding:
- the LOC123041143 gene encoding cell wall integrity and stress response component 1; the encoded protein is MRFACFGGAAAVADEAVAATTTHRTPRRRWRFFFGSKGEKSPSTGTKRITSPGRRATDYVAYDMIAASAGKSSSVPSSSALSTASSLDSASSSSSSSRSCSRSSSSSSLCLEVVPTPAKKRPDEKRSPAVGVAAVLVCLLMMMFCGRLVATLLTTAVLCFFPRTWPPARARAAESLLLVASSPEHGTASRRQAETIKTKAVMDGFLARNRKK